The following coding sequences lie in one Alloacidobacterium dinghuense genomic window:
- a CDS encoding sugar transferase: MRQQKPRTLTVAVDGLISLMLAVFAVVWANQLYMASGTLEDFLEMRVTLLNAIFAIVFVVLSTKCSSALGMYRGDFTDWLRAGFKAVTSCGIMTTFVAVYLLLRKSPSPIAIILLEFFISICVYQLVRLAITNRGLRSTQREFEQVLILGSGRRAIKAWKELRVRYHGSKRLIGFVDDRDPHLLPAELEASYVCDIDRLSEFLLHHVVDELIIAVPMRSCYDLAQRAVSIAEAVGVRVLTLNDTYGLSFSKTLRARAPLFTELIPKDERLITAESVKRAFDVVAAGIGLILVLPIFAAIAIAIKLTGPGPIFFVQKRYGYRRRLFPMWKFRSMVSNAPDLMASLESQNEANGPIFKIKNDPRITPLGKFLRSTSLDELPQLWNVLVGDMSLVGPRPMSIRDVSRFTEAQLMRRFSVRPGITGIWQVSGRSSLNFEQWITLDFAYLDEWSLALDLKILARTVPAVLKRSGSA; the protein is encoded by the coding sequence ATGAGACAGCAGAAGCCCAGGACGCTTACTGTTGCGGTCGACGGCCTTATATCCCTCATGTTGGCTGTGTTTGCCGTCGTGTGGGCAAACCAGTTATACATGGCATCCGGAACGCTCGAGGATTTTCTCGAGATGCGGGTTACGTTGCTCAACGCAATTTTTGCGATTGTGTTCGTTGTTCTTAGTACGAAATGTTCAAGCGCTCTCGGCATGTATCGAGGCGATTTTACTGACTGGCTTCGTGCAGGATTCAAGGCGGTAACATCCTGTGGAATCATGACCACCTTTGTGGCAGTCTACCTCCTGCTTCGTAAGTCCCCAAGCCCTATCGCGATCATACTGCTGGAATTCTTCATTTCGATATGTGTTTACCAACTCGTCCGCCTCGCGATTACCAATCGCGGTCTGCGCTCAACACAACGTGAATTTGAGCAGGTATTAATTCTCGGCAGCGGACGTCGCGCAATCAAAGCCTGGAAGGAATTGCGTGTTCGATATCACGGGAGCAAGCGTCTGATTGGATTCGTCGATGATCGGGATCCCCATCTGTTGCCGGCTGAGTTAGAGGCGAGTTATGTCTGTGACATAGATCGGCTTTCGGAGTTCCTTTTACATCATGTCGTTGACGAACTCATCATCGCAGTGCCCATGCGATCCTGCTACGATCTGGCCCAGCGAGCGGTCTCCATCGCCGAGGCCGTTGGCGTCCGTGTCCTTACACTAAATGACACATATGGTCTCAGTTTCAGCAAGACTCTTCGTGCTCGCGCGCCGCTCTTTACTGAGCTCATTCCTAAAGATGAAAGGTTGATCACTGCCGAAAGCGTAAAGCGTGCATTCGATGTTGTAGCGGCGGGTATTGGCCTGATACTCGTTCTACCGATCTTTGCGGCTATTGCCATTGCAATCAAACTTACCGGTCCAGGGCCAATATTCTTTGTTCAAAAGCGATACGGCTACCGGCGCAGACTTTTCCCGATGTGGAAATTCCGAAGCATGGTGTCGAACGCACCTGACTTGATGGCCTCCCTGGAAAGTCAGAACGAGGCGAACGGCCCGATCTTCAAAATCAAAAACGATCCTCGTATTACGCCTCTCGGAAAATTCCTCCGGAGTACTTCGCTCGATGAGCTTCCCCAATTATGGAATGTACTGGTGGGGGATATGTCGCTGGTGGGACCGCGGCCGATGAGCATCAGAGATGTCTCACGTTTCACAGAAGCGCAACTGATGCGGCGCTTCAGCGTGCGACCCGGGATCACGGGTATCTGGCAGGTGTCAGGCCGGAGTTCTCTCAATTTTGAGCAGTGGATAACCTTGGATTTCGCATACCTGGATGAGTGGTCTCTTGCTCTTGATCTCAAAATTCTTGCCCGCACCGTGCCCGCGGTATTAAAGCGTTCGGGTTCAGCTTAA
- a CDS encoding glycosyltransferase codes for MRIAVVHDYFTQLGGAEKVAEEIMRMMPQATLHSTVALADCMPTSLAHVPIKTSWMQHLPRLKDYYRLYFLLYPLAVRSLNLSQYDLVISSSSGYVKGVRTSRDALHICYCHTPMRWVWGFDRYSEREAFSAAHRLMLRGMIRGLRDWDIGASRQPDHFIANSRAVAARIARAYGRHAEVIHPPIDISRFGISNEQGDYYLVLSRLISYKRIDLAIAACNLLGRKLLIIGDGPDRARLSALAGPTVTFLGRLPDREVQYHAARCLALIFPGEEDFGMAPLEIAAAGRPTIAFRAGGAMETIVEDETGVFFDRQEPEYVASAIEHFERLRWSERLLRNHARGFSVEVFQTRMHAFLSRIGAHLDESTPFALGFGEKTA; via the coding sequence ATGCGAATTGCAGTTGTGCACGACTATTTCACGCAATTGGGCGGCGCAGAGAAAGTGGCTGAAGAAATTATGCGCATGATGCCACAGGCCACGCTGCATTCGACGGTTGCGTTGGCAGATTGTATGCCGACGAGCCTTGCGCATGTTCCGATTAAAACATCATGGATGCAGCATCTTCCGCGCCTAAAGGACTATTACCGGCTTTATTTCCTTCTCTACCCACTGGCGGTTCGTTCACTCAATCTATCTCAATATGACCTGGTGATTTCCAGTTCTTCCGGGTATGTCAAAGGAGTGCGTACGAGCAGGGATGCCCTTCATATCTGCTACTGTCACACTCCCATGCGTTGGGTTTGGGGGTTCGATCGTTATTCAGAGCGGGAAGCCTTCAGCGCTGCGCATCGACTCATGCTTCGCGGCATGATTCGCGGACTACGCGACTGGGATATTGGCGCTTCGCGACAACCCGACCACTTCATTGCGAATTCGCGCGCCGTCGCCGCGAGAATCGCACGAGCCTATGGCCGTCATGCCGAGGTCATCCATCCTCCGATTGATATCAGTCGCTTCGGTATATCCAATGAGCAGGGAGATTACTACCTTGTTCTTTCGCGATTGATTTCCTACAAGCGCATCGATCTCGCAATTGCCGCTTGCAACCTCTTAGGGCGGAAGCTGCTAATCATAGGCGATGGTCCCGACCGTGCACGCCTTTCTGCCCTGGCGGGTCCAACGGTCACTTTTCTCGGCCGGTTGCCGGATCGCGAGGTTCAGTATCACGCCGCGCGTTGTCTCGCGCTTATTTTTCCGGGTGAAGAAGACTTCGGTATGGCGCCGCTCGAAATCGCTGCGGCGGGCCGACCGACAATCGCGTTCCGCGCCGGAGGCGCTATGGAGACAATCGTCGAAGATGAAACGGGGGTATTCTTCGATCGTCAGGAGCCTGAATACGTAGCGTCCGCAATCGAACATTTTGAAAGATTGAGATGGTCTGAACGCCTTCTTCGCAACCACGCCAGAGGGTTCAGCGTGGAAGTATTCCAAACACGCATGCATGCGTTTCTATCGCGAATCGGGGCGCACCTCGATGAATCCACGCCCTTTGCGCTTGGTTTCGGAGAAAAAACGGCATAG